Genomic window (Candidatus Bathyarchaeota archaeon):
GGTCACAGGTCAAGAAAAAGAGTTGGCAACAGTTCTTGCTCAGCGGTTCTTCTCTACTTACCACGTACAACCCAAAGTTCACCTCAATATTGTTGAGGCGATTCCATCACACGTGGGCTTAGGCTCAGGCACCCAACTCTCCTTAGCGGTTGCGGTTGCGCTTGCAAAGCTCTTTGATGTCAAGGCTTCTGTTCCTGAATTAGCAACTGTCATGGGGCGTGCCAGAAGAACATGTGTTGGCACCGCAATCTTTCAGGGCGGCGGTTTTGTAGTTGACGGAGGCAAAAACCTCAAGCACCAAGAAATGTTTCCACCTCTAATCTATCGCCAACCCTTCCCCAATGAGTGGCGCTTTATCGTAGCTGTGCCGAACTTAAAGAAAGGCTTAGCCAACTCAGAAGAAAACACAGCCTTCGACAAACTAACTAAAATGCCTGCGCAAGACGTTGCTCAAATTTGCCGCTTAATTATGCTTAAGCTTCTTCCAGCCATAGCTGAAAAAGACATAGAAAACTTCGGTGATGCCCTCACAAAAATCCAAATCTTAACAGGGAACCATTTTGCACAAGCTCAAGGTGGAACATACCACAGCCAAGCAGCGGCAGATTGCATAAGTTTCATGAAAAACGCTGGAGCTTATGGTGTAGGGCAGAGTTCTTGGGGGCCAGCGCTCTACGCAGTTGTGAAAGAAGAGCAGGCAAAGCAGATGCTCGCAAAAGTTAAGGCTTACTTGCGCCAAGGTGTGGGCGGGCAAGTTTTCATAGCAAAAGCAAACAATAAAGGCGCAAAAATAAAAATAACCAAGTGACGGCGAGATGAAGGTACTTTTGGTAACAGGAACGCTTGCAGAGGAAACAGTTAAGCGCTATGCGAAAGAGAGCGCTGTGGAAACAGAAACTGTGGCGTTAAAGATGGCTGTCGCCGCACTACTAACCCCCAAAGTAATAGCTGATGCGCTTGAAAACATGAAACTATCAGGCTTTAACACGATTTTGGTGCCTGGGCTCGTCAGAGGCGACACCACAGTAATCTCGCAAGCAGTCGGTATTCCAGCCTTTAAAGGTCCACGGTACGCCGCCGACCTGCCAACAGTTCTTGATTCATTATGCGAAGTTGAGCTTTCAACAACGGTGCCAGCGTGCGATTTACTGCGGGAAAAACTTCAGCAGAAAGCTCTCGAAGAAATCGAGAAAGTTGAAGCAAACCGCGATGAACTGCTCAAGAACCCGGGCAGCATGCTGATTGGCAATGTGGCGGTCGGCAAAGACTTTCCCATGCGTGTACTCGCAGAAATTGTCGATGCTGCATTAATGGATAAGGAAGCCATCCAGCGGACAGCTAAACGGTTCGTTGAGGTCGGCGCAGACATCATCGATGTGGGCATGGTTTCAGGCGAGCCCCAGCCAGATTTGGCGAGGTGTATCGTGGGGTGGGTTAAGGAGGTTGTGGATGTGCCTGTGAGCATTGACACGCTTGACCCAGCCGAGATTAAAGCGGCAGTGGAAGCTGGCGCGGCGCTGGTGCTGAGCGGCGACGCAGGAAACATCCAAGAAATCGCGCCTTACATTAGGGATGTGGCGGTTGTTATTATTCCTACCAATCAGCGACAAGGGTACTTTCCAAAAAAAGCACAACAAC
Coding sequences:
- a CDS encoding kinase, whose translation is MVKTPARLHLGLIDMNGDLGRMFGGLGVAIDHPNVIVEAEHSEKFVVTGQEKELATVLAQRFFSTYHVQPKVHLNIVEAIPSHVGLGSGTQLSLAVAVALAKLFDVKASVPELATVMGRARRTCVGTAIFQGGGFVVDGGKNLKHQEMFPPLIYRQPFPNEWRFIVAVPNLKKGLANSEENTAFDKLTKMPAQDVAQICRLIMLKLLPAIAEKDIENFGDALTKIQILTGNHFAQAQGGTYHSQAAADCISFMKNAGAYGVGQSSWGPALYAVVKEEQAKQMLAKVKAYLRQGVGGQVFIAKANNKGAKIKITK
- a CDS encoding dihydropteroate synthase-like protein, translating into MKVLLVTGTLAEETVKRYAKESAVETETVALKMAVAALLTPKVIADALENMKLSGFNTILVPGLVRGDTTVISQAVGIPAFKGPRYAADLPTVLDSLCEVELSTTVPACDLLREKLQQKALEEIEKVEANRDELLKNPGSMLIGNVAVGKDFPMRVLAEIVDAALMDKEAIQRTAKRFVEVGADIIDVGMVSGEPQPDLARCIVGWVKEVVDVPVSIDTLDPAEIKAAVEAGAALVLSGDAGNIQEIAPYIRDVAVVIIPTNQRQGYFPKKAQQRVEFLEEIITKAKQLGVKRCLADLILEPSDILESFIAFKEFAQRNPSVPLFVGVSNVTELFDADSIGLNAILARLSSEVGGSILLATEKSTKAKGTVAEEVAAAKMMFLAKRRGSVPKDLGIDLLVLKDKRSHEEPYDKKLEEKTKVIVASETLEPAIFDPAGMFKIYVDREEKLLVAVQYASKELNKPFNVIKGQTAESVYSKIVELGLTSRIDHAAYLGSELEKAEIALRTGKEYIQDAFLFKN